The Mytilus galloprovincialis chromosome 11, xbMytGall1.hap1.1, whole genome shotgun sequence genome contains the following window.
ATTAAGATGGAGGATACTATCTCACTGCGTTATACTACATGTAATGGGCTTTTTTTCTCTCTTAACTTTATACTTTATACTTGAAAATGTTGTTAATCTTCACTTATATCGCTTAATCTTAAATAAATGAACACTATCTTTAATGAAACATGGACTAGGAAAAATAGTGGATTTTCTTTTACAGATAGCATTTCAAACTGTTTGTTATTTGCTGCTAACGTAACGATCGTATACGTATGCCCATTAAATACAAAAACAGTTGCTTACTTTATAATCGTTAGCTTACTGGTTCCGTATGATCGCTAACTACCTGATCATAAGCCATGTAAGCTAACTGATACTAAATGGTTGCTAACTTTGAGTTTCTGATCGTTAGATTACTGATAATCATTGGTCGCTTTCTTTATGATCATAAGCTAACCGATCCTAATTTATTGATAACTACCTGATCATAAGCTAACTGGTCCTAATTGGTTGCTTACTTAATGATAGTTATCTTACTGGTCCCTAATGATCGTTTACTACCTGATCATAATCACACTGGTCCTTATTGGTAGCTAACTTCCTGGTCGTCAACTTATTATTCTCTTATGATCGCTAACTATCTGATCATAAGCTAACTGGTCCTTATTGGTCGCTTACTTAATGATCGTTAGCTTACTGGTCCCTAATGATTGTTTACTACCTGATCATAACCACACTGGTCCTTATTGGTAGCTTACTTCCTGATCGTTAACTTATTATCGAAGCTTACTGGTCCCTCCTGTTCGCTAACTTCCTCATCATAAGCTGACTGATCCTAATTGGTTGCTAACTACCTGACCGCTAACATCCTGATCATAAGCTAACTGATACTTATTGATTGCTAACTACCTGGTCATAAACTAACTGATTATAATTGGTTTCTAGCTTTCAAGTTGCTAGCTAACTGATTCTCATAGTTCGCTTACAACTTATTGATAGTTTATTGATCTTTTTTGCTCGTTAGCTAGCCGACCTTTATAATGAATGATTGCTACATGATCTTCTTGATTGGTAGCTTATTGACTACTTTTTGTCGCTAACTTTCCGGTTGTAAGACCACCGATTTTGTAATTAGTTTCGATCAACTAATATTTAATTTACCAATAATAGTATACTTTCATTTGTAGCTACACATAATGtatgaaatgtatataaataggaagatgttgtatgagcgccaatgagacaactctccatacccGTCACACCGTATAACATTCAATAATGTGCCTTTTTGTGTAAAACGTTATcacataattaataaaatatgatttCAGGTTATGATTATAGTAACCAATTTGATACGTTGATGTGGTTGGACCATGACAAGAAGTCATGTGATAGTAAATGGATCAATGAAAACTTATTTCCTGTTGGACACAAGAACACAGGTATGGAATGATTAGACCAAAGTCTTGTGTTCTTCCTTTTTATGGAATGAGGTTGAAtcaaaaacacaacatatatttcttaaattctttaaaatgaattttactgtgcatattactatgtgtttctttatcctacattggcaagaggtataaaggtgtgtgggggggggggggtgagatttcacaagtcaggagcctctgacatCTGTtagtgttttatgttttttttcaattttgttcgtttataaatatgtttgagagtcttatgtagacgaaacgcacgtctggcgtattaaattataatcctggtacctttgataactatttgagagtgtattttcactgaactagtacacactttAACTTAGGGCGAGCTGAGGACTAACTCCAAGTGCGGAATTTTCGCGCTGCGTTGAAGACTGGTTGCTtgcttcggctgttgtctgctctttgatcgggttgttgtctctttgacattttccccattcattccattctcaattttaattgtttgaaaacaacattaaaatgcacTTAAGTAAAGCTAAAATATCGTTTAAAAGATATACGTTCAAAACAAAATCGTTTGAAAGATGAATATACTTCACACAAAAGTACTCGGAAACACAACACACACAAGCAACTGCTAGAATTTAAAATCTTTACGGAGTTGCAACCGTAGTTATAATAgtacaattttcaaagttgtaagcTAAAAAGTACGAAGTTTAGTTCCGATGTATAACAATTATTAAATTAAtgatgttttattcttttttcccCACAAAGATACAATAACCAATGTTTTGGATTTTGGATGTGGACCCGGGAGTTTAACAATAAAATTAGCTGAACATTTACCAAATGCAAAAGTCTACGGTGTCGATATAGACCGAAATTCAATTGAAAAGGCTAAAGAGAACAAAGCGAAGGAAAATGTACAAAATGTCGAATTCGTTTTAGTTGAAAACGACCATTTAGACGAATCATGGACGAAGAAATTCGATTGGATAACTATGGTTGATACACTGCATGACCTTCCAAATCCGAATTTCAGTATTTCAGACATCAAACGGGTTTTGAAGGATGATGGTATTGTATCTGCGGTAGATCCTTCCGTACATTCGGACCATAAAAAGAATGAAGGCAACCAAAGTGCTGCAATGTTGTATGTTTTTAGTACATTTATCTGTCTCCCTAGTAGCATGTCACGTGAGCCTGCTGCTGCAAATGGCGTCGGATGGGGAATGCAGAATAGAGCGGAATTTATTAAATCGCACGGTTTAAAGATTTTAGGTGACGAACATAACGGACTGATTCAGTTTCGAAAGGcatgaacaaatattaaaacaaactttTACACAATCCTTAATTGAATAGATTGTATGTATGGTTGATATATGTTAGTACTCACAAATAAACTAGAGATTTGCGTATTACCGACTTTTGATTCAGGAGAATATAAGTTTCGACAGATTACCTACTCTTGACTTGCGTAGGACATTCTAGTAATCGGCCGAGTAAGGGCTACTAATAGAGGTAAACTCAAGCTTACTTTTGATGCAATTTGGCGGAAAACATAATCTTATTAATTTCTATACACGACAAGAAAAACTTTAATGTAATTTCATTCTAATTGCGCGGACAAAATGCACAGCGCATTGACTGTTTTATCTCCTATAAGGCAATCAAAGAAAGGTCTTGTCATAGATGGAATTATAA
Protein-coding sequences here:
- the LOC143052422 gene encoding S-adenosylmethionine-dependent methyltransferase Rv2258c-like, with the protein product MELDKYAEKFSSTVTNGFIALEIAIGHKLGLFESLKKFTSPVTSTELAESCKLKERYVREWLGCMSAAGFVSITPDDKYFIPEACKPYTQSSGLASVLPLIAANTSSLLECFKEDGPKGYDYSNQFDTLMWLDHDKKSCDSKWINENLFPVGHKNTDTITNVLDFGCGPGSLTIKLAEHLPNAKVYGVDIDRNSIEKAKENKAKENVQNVEFVLVENDHLDESWTKKFDWITMVDTLHDLPNPNFSISDIKRVLKDDGIVSAVDPSVHSDHKKNEGNQSAAMLYVFSTFICLPSSMSREPAAANGVGWGMQNRAEFIKSHGLKILGDEHNGLIQFRKA